Proteins encoded in a region of the Bactrocera tryoni isolate S06 chromosome 4, CSIRO_BtryS06_freeze2, whole genome shotgun sequence genome:
- the LOC120774490 gene encoding general odorant-binding protein 99a-like: MKFFLVILAVVSRTFAEDEWIPKTMAELNVIRQECLKEFPLSEEYIQKINNFEYTDEEPARKILLCTVKKLGVFCEREGYNADRVVKQFKMDLDEAEALAIVEGCLDKNLEGSSADVWAYRGHQCVVASKIGDRVKALLS, from the exons ATGAAATTCTTCCTTGTGATTCTTGCAGTTGTTTCACGG ACTTTCGCTGAAGATGAATGGATACCGAAAACTATGGCAGAGCTTAATGTTATCCGCCAAGAATGCCTCAAGGAATTCCCACTCAGCGAGGAATacatccaaaaaattaataacttcgAATATACCGATGAAGAGCCCGCACGTAAAATTTTGCTTTGTACAGTTAAGAAATTGGGTGTCTTCTGCGAGCGTGAGGGCTATAATGCCGATCGTGttgtcaagcaatttaaaaTGGATTTGGATGAGGCTGAGGCCCTTGCCATTGTTGAGGGTTGCTTGGATAAAAACTTAGAAGGCAGCAGTGCCGATGTATGGGCCTATCGTGGTCACCAGTGTGTGGTGGCCAGCAAGATCGGTGATCGTGTGAAGGCTTTACTTTCTTAA
- the LOC120774489 gene encoding uncharacterized protein LOC120774489, producing MKLFIVILAHVALAYAEDEWMPKNVAQIKAIHQECLKNFPLSEEYIQKMKNFEYPNEEPVRKYLLCTVKKFGIFREGEGYNVDRVVKQFKMDLDEAEALAIVEGCVDKNIEGSSDDVWVYRCRKCVMASKIGDRVKAKSRDESYKQ from the exons ATGAAACTCTTCATTGTGATCCTTGCACACGTTGCACTA GCATACGCTGAAGATGAATGGATGCCGAAAAATGTTGCCCAAATCAAGGCTATCCACCAGGAATGCCTTAAGAATTTCCCACTCAGTGAGGAATACATCCAAAAAATGAAGAACTTCGAATATCCCAATGAAGAGCCCGTACGCAAGTACTTACTTTGTACCGTAAAGAAATTTGGTATCTTTCGCGAGGGTGAGGGCTATAATGTCGATCGTGTTGTTAAGCAATTTAAAATGGATTTGGATGAGGCTGAGGCCCTTGCCATTGTTGAGGGTTGCGTGGATAAAAACATTGAAGGTAGCAGCGACGATGTGTGGGTCTATCGTTGTCGCAAGTGTGTTATGGCCAGCAAGATCGGTGATCGTGTGAAGGCTAAAAGCAGAGATGAATCATATAAGCAATAA
- the LOC120774602 gene encoding uncharacterized protein LOC120774602, which translates to MCKSILVLGLFFTANALGQSKCPGECRINVPSTSVCIVQQEPAQCLKIKECTLNEMNCARRRQNIPLLSRSKIERCSLISGTTGSGRCSVVKNCQNIRCVNDKVVGCQKVGKQCRLMTNCAARKEKCARAPNNQMQSVGVGACRGFKLTEGFKPCTPFRRKKKKKTSTRIKKLLKG; encoded by the exons ATGTGTAAatctattttagttttag GTCTCTTCTTCACTGCGAACGCTCTGGGCCAATCGAAGTGTCCCGGCGAGTGTCGAATTAATGTGCCGAGCACATCGGTATGCATTGTGCAACAGGAGCCAGCGCAATGCCTAAAAATCAAGGAATGTACACTAAATGAGATGAACTGTGCAAGGAGGCGACAGAATATACCAC TGCTGAGCAGATCGAAAATCGAACGTTGCTCTCTCATAAGTGGCACCACTGGCAGCGGACGTTGCAGCGTCGTCAAGAATTGCCAGAATATAAGATGTGTCAACGATAAGGTGGTTGGCTGCCAAAAGGTCGGCAAGCAGTGTCGACTAATGACGAACTGCGCAGCCCGAAAGGAAAAATGTGCTCGTGCGCCGAATAATC aaatgcAGAGCGTTGGCGTTGGAGCTTGTAGAGGTTTCAAACTCACCGAGGGCTTCAAACCATGCACACCGTTTagaaggaagaagaagaagaagacctcaaCCAGAATTAAGAAGTTACTCAAAGGTTGA
- the LOC120774488 gene encoding general odorant-binding protein 99a-like, whose protein sequence is MKFFIVILAVVALAYAEDEWMPKNDAEVSVIRQECVKDFPLSKEQQQKISSFEYPDEEPIRKYLLCLTKAAGIFTEHEGYHIDRVAKQCKMDLDEAEVAAIAEGCADKNVEGSSADVWAYRIHKCVMTSKLGERVKAYIQNLKEEAKKH, encoded by the exons ATGAAGTTCTTCATTGTGATCCTTGCAGTCGTTGCACTG GCATACGCTGAAGATGAATGGATGCCGAAAAATGATGCAGAAGTTAGCGTTATCCGCCAAGAATGCGTCAAAGATTTCCCACTTAGCAAggaacaacagcaaaaaatttcGAGCTTCGAATATCCCGATGAAGAGCCCATACGCAAGTACTTGCTTTGTCTCACTAAGGCAGCGGGTATCTTCACCGAACATGAGGGCTATCATATCGATCGTGTTGCCAAACAATGCAAAATGGATTTGGATGAGGCTGAGGTCGCTGCCATCGCTGAGGGTTGCGCAGACAAGAACGTCGAGGGTAGCAGCGCTGATGTATGGGCCTATCGTATTCATAAGTGTGTGATGACCAGCAAGCTCGGTGAACGTGTGAAAGCTTACATTCAAAATCTCAAGGAAGAagccaaaaaacattaa
- the LOC120774741 gene encoding salivary glue protein Sgs-4-like, with translation MPRNLFTFLFGATLLVVLIIMAEAQPGPEVQGWWPTRRPTRPTRPTRPPTRPTRPPTRPTRPTRPTRPPTRPTRPPTRPTRPTRWTPPTWRTLPTRPTWRPTRPTWRPTRGPRPARAATRTAAPPACPRKPVRCTTTGPSLCVRSRNGKLCRRVANQCALRNLNCQSKPRNNWIVSNLKGCCKLKVGQRPVNCRDL, from the exons ATGCCCAGGAATTTATTTACATTCC TTTTCGGAGCTACGCTCTTAGTCGTCCTAATAATAATGGCTGAAGCTCAGCCCGGCCCAGAAGTCCAAGGCTGGTGGCCCACAAGGCGACCAACTAGACCCACACGACCGACTAGACCACCAACACGTCCGACTAGACCCCCAACACGACCGACTAGACCAACACGGCCGACTAGACCACCAACACGACCGACCAGACCACCAACTCGACCGACTAGACCAACTCGGTGGACACCACCCACTTGGAGAACACTACCGACTAGGCCAACCTGGAGACCGACTAGACCAACCTGGAGACCTACTCGAGGTCCTAGACCAGCAAGAGCAGCAACAAGAACTGCCGCACCTCCTGCATGCCCACGTAAGCCTGTTAGGTGTACCACCACTGGTCCGTCATTATGTGTGCGCAGCCGAAATGGAAAACTTTGTCGTCGCGTAGCTAACCAGTGCGCCTTACGTAACCTCAACTGTCAATCAAAGCCCCGTAACA ATTGGATCGTTTCTAATCTGAAGGGATGTTGCAAGCTTAAGGTGGGCCAACGTCCGGTTAACTGCAGGGACCTATAA
- the LOC120773532 gene encoding non-classical arabinogalactan protein 31-like, whose product MFRNLFKLLFGATLLVAIFMITNAQPDVSVSVLPVSALPVSVLPVGLKFQKQRLPRPSIPTWRPNIPTWRPNIPTWRPRPPTRRPTFPPTRRPTPPTRRPPLITLRPTPPTKRPTPPTKRPPTWTVTITVTRKPRMVKRALPRKCSKSLKCTAAGPALCVRSRNKKLCRRVANRCALRTLNCQAKPRKNWGVTRQKRCGKLKVGAKAEKCKN is encoded by the exons ATGttcagaaatttatttaagcTCC tttttggtgCTACACTGCTAGTGGCCATatttatgataacaaatgctcAGCCCGATGTGTCTGTAAGTGTGTTGCCAGTAAGTGCGTTGCCTGTAAGTGTATTGCCAGTAGGCTTAAAGTTCCAAAAACAGAGATTACCGCGACCAAGTATACCAACATGGAGGCCAAATATACCAACATGGAGACCAAATATACCAACATGGAGACCCAGGCCTCCAACAAGAAGACCAACTTTCCCACCAACGAGAAGACCAACACCACCAACCAGAAGACCACCACTAATAACGTTGAGGCCAACACCACCCACCAAAAGACCAACACCACCAACTAAACGTCCACCTACTTGGACTGTAACTATAACCGTAACTAGGAAACCAAGAATGGTAAAACGGGCCTTACCTCGCAAATGTTCTAAGTCACTAAAATGTACAGCCGCCGGTCCAGCTCTATGCGTGCGTAGTCGAAATAAGAAGCTCTGTCGTCGGGTGGCCAACAGGTGCGCTTTGCGGACACTCAATTGTCAAGCGAAGCCACGTAAGA ATTGGGGTGTCACGCGACAGAAGCGCTGTGGTAAGCTGAAAGTTGGCGCGAAGGcagagaaatgtaaaaactag